One Oryzomonas sagensis DNA segment encodes these proteins:
- a CDS encoding MFS transporter, with amino-acid sequence MKTRNLFRGLFLINFAITLGFGIADAFFSMYVFSLGARGLLLGLPLVFYSLSKVLFSPFMGAWSDRIGRRKIAAISLGLYLFVSVCYFFTTSLPLITVLRLLQGIGCAMFRPVVVSLVSDCSSARKRATVMGTFDMSFYGALSVGPVIGGILKDLWGFRGIFATLALLCILALAVALVCIPAQRVAPRQRGPGEGGRFRDILDVTRHSTLRGLLAFIFGRACGISLLGAFLPIMLTTRLGLNGTRTGLVMASTSLVMTLLLRPVGMLSDRAPRRSLVAAGGTIVSLLYFLIPMAGGFSQILALGVGIGLFSVLSQPASTALLVEEGSRHGMGVTVGTFNAVLNLGFVSGPLLGAGLQNTLGLTAVFYAAGIMGLGAVALFIKHISAEGGHAKQDMGQAEVRF; translated from the coding sequence ATGAAGACCCGTAACCTGTTCCGGGGCCTGTTCCTGATCAACTTCGCCATTACCCTGGGTTTCGGCATCGCCGACGCCTTCTTCTCCATGTACGTCTTCAGCCTGGGGGCCCGGGGCCTCCTCCTGGGGCTGCCCCTGGTATTCTACTCCCTCTCCAAGGTCCTCTTCAGCCCCTTCATGGGCGCCTGGTCCGATCGGATCGGACGCAGAAAGATCGCTGCAATAAGCCTCGGCCTCTACCTGTTCGTCTCGGTCTGCTATTTCTTCACCACCAGCCTGCCCCTGATCACGGTCCTGCGCCTGCTCCAGGGGATCGGTTGCGCCATGTTCCGGCCGGTGGTGGTTTCCCTGGTGAGCGATTGCAGCTCCGCCAGGAAGCGGGCCACGGTCATGGGGACCTTTGACATGTCCTTCTACGGCGCCTTGAGCGTGGGACCGGTTATCGGCGGCATCCTGAAGGACCTGTGGGGTTTCAGGGGGATCTTCGCCACCCTGGCCCTGTTGTGCATCCTGGCGCTGGCAGTGGCCCTGGTCTGCATCCCTGCCCAGAGGGTCGCGCCGCGGCAAAGGGGACCCGGCGAAGGGGGGCGCTTCCGGGACATCCTGGACGTGACCCGCCACAGCACCCTGCGGGGCCTTCTGGCCTTCATCTTCGGCCGGGCCTGCGGCATCTCCCTCCTGGGCGCCTTCCTGCCGATCATGCTCACCACCCGGCTGGGGCTGAACGGCACCCGGACCGGCCTGGTCATGGCCTCCACAAGCCTGGTGATGACCCTGCTCCTGCGTCCCGTGGGCATGCTTTCCGACCGGGCGCCGCGCAGGTCCCTGGTCGCGGCGGGGGGCACCATCGTCTCGCTGCTCTACTTCCTGATACCGATGGCGGGCGGATTCTCCCAGATACTTGCCCTCGGGGTGGGGATCGGCCTGTTCAGCGTCCTGTCCCAACCGGCCAGCACGGCCCTGTTGGTGGAGGAGGGGAGCCGTCATGGCATGGGGGTGACGGTCGGGACCTTCAACGCCGTGCTCAACCTGGGCTTCGTCTCGGGACCGCTCCTGGGGGCGGGGTTGCAGAATACCCTCGGACTGACCGCCGTCTTCTACGCTGCAGGGATCATGGGGCTCGGCGCCGTGGCGCTGTTTATTAAGCATATTTCAGCAGAGGGAGGACATGCGAAACAAGATATGGGACAAGCGGAAGTTCGATTTTGA
- a CDS encoding DUF2155 domain-containing protein, which translates to MGCQQKGQEQKPQPKIDAAGSHVTKKEATVVVPDAVKKSWKAVRIAVIDKANIKETVYTVPIGSSVSVPAFSLDIAVEAFLPAFIMEGAVMTTSSNDLKNPAAKVTITEKGNIIFKGWLFARFPTNTFMHPNYGFTLVDAVPAK; encoded by the coding sequence ATGGGCTGTCAGCAAAAGGGACAAGAGCAGAAGCCGCAGCCGAAGATCGATGCCGCCGGGTCGCACGTCACCAAGAAGGAAGCGACGGTTGTTGTCCCCGATGCCGTAAAGAAGTCGTGGAAGGCGGTTCGGATCGCCGTCATAGACAAGGCGAACATCAAAGAAACCGTCTATACCGTTCCCATCGGCAGTTCCGTTTCCGTCCCCGCATTTTCCCTGGATATCGCAGTTGAGGCCTTCCTCCCCGCCTTTATCATGGAGGGGGCCGTCATGACCACCTCCTCAAACGACCTGAAGAATCCCGCTGCAAAAGTCACGATAACCGAAAAAGGGAACATCATCTTCAAAGGGTGGCTCTTTGCGCGGTTTCCGACGAACACCTTCATGCATCCGAACTATGGGTTCACCCTGGTCGATGCGGTCCCCGCCAAATAG
- a CDS encoding helix-turn-helix domain-containing protein, whose protein sequence is MEREYILSMLRSCGDNKKLAAARLKIGKTTLYRKLDE, encoded by the coding sequence ATGGAGAGGGAATACATTTTGTCCATGCTACGCTCGTGTGGCGATAATAAGAAGCTCGCAGCAGCCAGATTAAAAATTGGCAAAACTACACTCTATCGAAAGCTTGACGAATAG
- a CDS encoding roadblock/LC7 domain-containing protein has protein sequence MSTPQMVMYDEEFQEINEVIGRLLKEANAKVIFLVDKNGQLISGVGETERFDTTSLASLTAGNIAATGGLAKLIGEKEFSILFHEGEKDNLHISIVGGRVILVVLFDSRSSLGLVRLRVKKSSEELSGIFEKLLKKAEDKEKRGVSDFPFAEITDDDIDSLFS, from the coding sequence ATGTCCACTCCGCAGATGGTCATGTACGACGAAGAGTTCCAGGAGATCAACGAGGTTATCGGCAGACTCCTGAAAGAGGCGAATGCCAAGGTTATCTTTCTGGTGGACAAAAACGGCCAGCTCATTTCCGGTGTGGGGGAGACCGAGCGTTTTGATACGACATCGCTGGCCTCGCTCACTGCCGGCAATATCGCTGCAACGGGCGGCCTCGCCAAGCTGATCGGTGAAAAGGAATTCTCGATCCTTTTCCATGAGGGCGAAAAGGATAATCTGCACATATCGATCGTCGGCGGCCGGGTGATCCTGGTCGTGTTGTTCGACAGCCGCTCATCCCTCGGGCTGGTCCGGCTGCGGGTGAAAAAGTCTTCGGAAGAGCTCTCGGGCATTTTTGAAAAATTACTCAAAAAAGCGGAAGATAAGGAAAAGCGCGGGGTTTCTGATTTTCCCTTTGCCGAGATTACTGATGATGATATTGATAGCCTTTTCAGTTAA
- a CDS encoding YHS domain-containing protein has translation MNHVVRDPVCGELIDGEKAAMVLSYKGELHHFCTVRCSKRFRHDPPRFISLK, from the coding sequence ATGAATCACGTCGTACGCGATCCGGTCTGCGGCGAATTGATCGACGGGGAGAAGGCCGCAATGGTGCTCAGCTACAAAGGAGAACTTCATCATTTCTGTACCGTCCGTTGTAGCAAACGATTCCGGCATGATCCGCCCCGCTTTATTTCACTTAAATAG
- the rnhA gene encoding ribonuclease HI has product MPAKRKKTEQEQPGGVVEIFCDGACSGNPGPGGYGAILRCQGRTKEISGGETPTTNNRMELTAAIEALRQLTRPCRVILTTDSQYLVKGMTEWITGWQRKGWQNSKKEPVVNRDLWETLLGLAQRHSIEWRWVRGHNGHSENERCDTLAREAIGTQG; this is encoded by the coding sequence ATGCCGGCGAAGCGTAAAAAAACCGAACAGGAGCAGCCGGGCGGGGTGGTGGAGATCTTTTGCGACGGCGCCTGCAGCGGCAATCCGGGCCCGGGCGGCTATGGCGCGATCCTGCGCTGCCAGGGGCGCACGAAAGAGATCTCCGGCGGGGAAACGCCCACAACCAATAACCGCATGGAGTTGACCGCCGCCATTGAGGCATTGCGCCAACTGACCCGTCCCTGCCGCGTGATTCTGACGACCGATTCCCAGTACCTGGTAAAGGGTATGACCGAATGGATCACGGGGTGGCAACGGAAGGGGTGGCAGAACAGCAAGAAGGAACCGGTCGTCAACCGCGACCTGTGGGAGACGCTTTTGGGGCTTGCCCAGCGCCACTCCATAGAATGGAGGTGGGTCCGCGGCCACAACGGCCATAGCGAGAACGAGCGTTGCGACACGCTGGCCCGGGAGGCGATTGGCACCCAGGGATGA
- a CDS encoding lysophospholipid acyltransferase family protein → MNGSLVRRSWVTFSCWVIGSYASALNRFTSKGGGQIPNSGGVLFTSNHISAYDTIFLPWAIVRHHPLQMVWAPAKEELFQKLIPRLLYSSWGAFPVRRGRDVRANRIINQLLADQKVMLFPEGTRHRDGRLGKGNRGVGKIIFDTRPTVIPTALIGLNHWKFPGFGQSASVIFGAPLDFSDLYCLEDTRETHQLIVERVMNAIADLLKKEGAYAGEA, encoded by the coding sequence ATGAACGGGTCGCTTGTACGACGTAGTTGGGTAACATTTTCCTGCTGGGTGATCGGCTCCTATGCCTCGGCACTGAACCGCTTCACCTCCAAGGGGGGCGGGCAGATACCGAACAGCGGGGGCGTTCTGTTTACCTCCAACCACATTTCCGCCTACGACACGATTTTTCTCCCCTGGGCCATCGTCCGGCACCATCCCTTGCAAATGGTATGGGCTCCGGCCAAGGAGGAGCTATTCCAGAAACTTATCCCGCGTCTTCTGTACTCCTCGTGGGGGGCCTTTCCCGTCAGGCGCGGCCGCGACGTCAGGGCCAACCGGATCATCAACCAACTGCTTGCGGACCAGAAGGTCATGCTCTTCCCCGAAGGAACGCGCCACCGGGACGGACGCCTGGGCAAGGGCAACCGGGGCGTCGGCAAGATCATCTTCGACACCCGGCCCACGGTCATCCCGACAGCACTGATCGGCCTGAACCACTGGAAATTCCCGGGATTCGGCCAGTCCGCCTCCGTTATCTTCGGCGCCCCCCTCGACTTCAGCGACCTCTATTGCCTGGAAGACACCCGGGAAACCCACCAACTCATCGTCGAACGCGTCATGAACGCCATCGCCGACCTGCTGAAGAAGGAGGGGGCCTATGCCGGCGAAGCGTAA
- a CDS encoding FG-GAP repeat domain-containing protein, protein MLPTLRAPFFVLALFLLIPVLNASAAVNEALVRDFAPVSGYVVQPAGSEFIIDLDARQQIAVGDIFSVVTPGEKIVHPVTKEVLGTQDTVKGVLQVTRIKAGYSYCRPLGSVSAIRNGDVIRRFQNIDVDFWDYTGHGEQLFKELRAALPQLPWQGYAASQKNRPATPALPPGRPPALYFVLTSLGLDVRSSDFEIIHRYPVFDLYQARTAPASAIEPASVTQDTAMISRGPDPGSKTYWTSPPMKGMPVGVETGDFDGDGKQEIAVAFGDRIEIYRLTGHDYQQLATVPLGAAIRAYHLDGVDLKGNGRPQLFVSAVTNAGNLSGVIIESQDGQYRITRNDIPWHLRRLTMPGEGLVLLAQKMGLQGREFAGPIFRVKLAGGELVEGPTVDVPSKTNLYAFALLPTKGRNLFACLGDDGYLNIVTPDGQVVGSSVDRMGGSESYLEMNEEVSSGGESRISYIPARIEVNENGEILVPVNSGFSLLSRVRVFSKSEMKAMTWDGSTLREAWHSTQEKSYVADFRLADANNRGVKALVTAVALPDYSPFSTRRAVLHVYELP, encoded by the coding sequence ATGTTACCGACACTACGGGCACCTTTCTTTGTACTCGCCTTGTTCCTGCTGATTCCCGTCCTGAACGCTTCGGCGGCCGTCAATGAGGCGCTGGTTCGTGATTTCGCGCCGGTTTCGGGATACGTCGTCCAGCCGGCCGGGAGCGAGTTCATCATCGATCTGGATGCGCGGCAGCAGATTGCCGTCGGCGACATCTTCAGCGTCGTGACCCCCGGTGAAAAGATTGTCCACCCGGTGACAAAAGAGGTGCTCGGAACCCAGGATACCGTGAAAGGCGTCTTGCAGGTCACCCGCATCAAGGCGGGCTACTCCTATTGCCGCCCCCTCGGGTCCGTATCCGCCATCCGGAATGGAGACGTCATTCGCCGGTTCCAGAATATCGATGTTGATTTCTGGGACTATACCGGCCACGGGGAACAGCTCTTCAAGGAATTACGCGCGGCTCTGCCCCAGCTCCCATGGCAAGGCTATGCGGCATCCCAGAAGAACAGGCCTGCAACCCCGGCTCTTCCTCCGGGAAGGCCTCCCGCCCTCTACTTCGTCCTTACCAGCCTGGGGTTGGATGTACGCTCGTCCGATTTCGAAATTATCCATAGGTATCCTGTTTTCGACCTGTACCAGGCCCGAACCGCTCCGGCTTCGGCCATCGAGCCGGCATCGGTGACGCAGGATACCGCCATGATCAGCCGCGGACCCGACCCGGGCTCGAAAACCTACTGGACCAGCCCGCCTATGAAGGGGATGCCGGTCGGCGTGGAAACGGGAGATTTCGATGGGGACGGCAAGCAGGAGATTGCGGTGGCCTTCGGCGACAGGATAGAAATCTACCGCCTGACCGGTCACGACTATCAACAACTGGCCACGGTCCCGCTCGGCGCCGCGATCAGGGCCTATCATCTCGATGGGGTCGACCTGAAGGGAAACGGCCGGCCGCAACTCTTCGTTTCAGCCGTCACAAACGCCGGGAACCTGTCGGGCGTCATCATCGAATCGCAGGACGGCCAGTACCGCATCACCCGGAACGACATCCCCTGGCACCTGCGCCGCTTGACGATGCCGGGCGAGGGCCTTGTCCTGCTTGCCCAGAAGATGGGGCTCCAGGGACGCGAATTCGCCGGCCCCATCTTCCGGGTCAAACTGGCCGGCGGCGAGCTCGTTGAAGGCCCGACGGTGGACGTGCCCTCTAAAACGAATCTGTACGCTTTTGCCCTCCTTCCCACCAAAGGGCGGAACCTGTTCGCCTGTCTCGGAGATGACGGCTATCTGAATATCGTCACGCCGGACGGTCAGGTAGTGGGAAGCAGCGTCGACAGGATGGGGGGGAGTGAATCGTACCTGGAGATGAACGAAGAGGTGTCGAGTGGGGGAGAAAGCCGGATTTCGTACATCCCTGCCCGTATCGAGGTGAATGAAAACGGGGAAATCCTGGTTCCGGTCAACAGCGGTTTCAGCCTGCTCTCGCGCGTGCGGGTGTTTTCGAAATCGGAGATGAAAGCCATGACGTGGGACGGCTCGACCCTGCGCGAGGCATGGCACTCGACGCAGGAAAAGAGCTACGTGGCCGACTTTCGCCTGGCGGATGCGAATAACCGGGGAGTCAAGGCGCTTGTGACCGCTGTTGCCCTTCCCGATTACAGCCCTTTTTCGACTCGCAGGGCGGTACTGCACGTATATGAGCTCCCCTGA
- a CDS encoding radical SAM/SPASM domain-containing protein — protein sequence MREEFVPKWIAWETTQKCNLRCVHCRCSSDMTSSEGDFTTDEGKKLLSEIAAFSKPVIVLSGGEPLLRPDIFELAEFGTSLGLRMCMASNGALVTDEICQKMKKADIKMVSLSLDGSTPEIHDNFRQCPGSFEGVIRAAEIFRRNGQKFLINSSFTKRNQHDIADTFKLAKSLGATAWYMFMIVPTGRGEAIMNELISKEDYEEILDWHYQQEKVEDDILMRPTCAPHYYRIVPQKAKAEGLKFERRSLTFSTGGGKGCIAAQTICLIDCFGNVKPCSYFHRVAGNVKQTPFREIWENSEIFQNLRDFKAYKGKCGQCEYINVCGGCRARADAVHGDYMEEEPFCNYVPIRVQRAEEK from the coding sequence ATGCGCGAGGAATTTGTACCCAAATGGATCGCCTGGGAAACCACGCAGAAATGCAATCTGCGCTGCGTGCACTGCCGCTGCTCTTCGGACATGACCTCATCGGAAGGCGACTTCACGACGGATGAGGGGAAAAAGCTGCTGTCCGAAATCGCCGCATTCTCCAAACCGGTCATCGTACTCTCCGGCGGCGAGCCGCTCTTGAGACCGGATATCTTCGAACTGGCAGAGTTCGGGACATCCCTGGGCCTGCGCATGTGCATGGCAAGCAACGGTGCCCTGGTAACCGACGAGATTTGCCAGAAGATGAAAAAGGCCGACATAAAGATGGTGTCACTGTCCCTGGATGGGTCGACACCGGAAATTCACGACAACTTTCGCCAGTGCCCCGGCTCGTTCGAGGGGGTTATCCGCGCGGCCGAGATCTTCCGCCGCAACGGCCAGAAATTCCTGATCAACTCGTCCTTTACCAAGCGCAATCAGCATGACATTGCCGATACGTTCAAGCTGGCCAAATCGTTGGGGGCAACCGCCTGGTACATGTTCATGATCGTCCCCACCGGCCGCGGCGAAGCGATCATGAACGAGCTGATCTCCAAGGAGGACTACGAGGAGATCCTCGACTGGCACTACCAGCAGGAAAAGGTCGAAGACGACATCCTCATGCGGCCGACCTGCGCCCCCCATTACTACCGGATCGTTCCCCAGAAAGCCAAAGCGGAGGGGCTCAAGTTTGAGCGGCGCTCCCTGACGTTTTCCACCGGCGGCGGCAAGGGGTGTATCGCCGCCCAGACCATCTGCCTGATCGACTGCTTCGGCAACGTCAAGCCCTGTTCCTACTTCCATCGGGTCGCCGGGAACGTCAAGCAGACCCCGTTCCGCGAGATCTGGGAGAATTCGGAAATCTTCCAGAATCTCCGCGACTTCAAAGCCTACAAGGGCAAATGCGGGCAATGCGAATACATCAACGTCTGCGGCGGGTGCCGGGCCAGGGCGGATGCGGTGCACGGCGATTACATGGAGGAAGAGCCCTTCTGCAACTACGTTCCCATCCGGGTTCAGCGGGCCGAAGAGAAATAA
- a CDS encoding FAD-dependent oxidoreductase, whose protein sequence is MKRFCGKIGLALALVTAMAVPALAEKTMDTDVAIIGAGTSGLAAAVQALQGGAKVIVLEKQPKVGGTGSFCEGVFAAESKIQKRIGIDVSKSFAFKLIMNYSHWKANGALAKAFVDKSAETIDWLDDLGVKIEYVGVGGFGGPLTWHVIAPGPDLVKDPRDFHCQRMINVFNKYVLDHGGKILLETPGTELISENGKVVGVVAKDKSGEKIRINAKAVVVATGGFANNKEMMKKYVKDYPDVIPVGQIGKDGDGIRMAEAVGASLEGMSTVQAYRPGLAGFHPADQMIALAVQPYFWVTPRGERYTDESSIEYWPYAGNALTRVGGTTYAIYDDATRKFAVEKGIEMPLGEWVLQGTKLTKWEDAFNKELARKRGNVFKATTIEDLAKQLGMDAAVLKASVEKMNKAAATREDTEFNKQAKFLRPVATPPFYATKLLPRHLGTLGGVKVTAEAEAVNTKGVPIPGLYAVGTDSGGMYGDSYDLLLGGGTAGYAINSGRIAAENALKYAGITK, encoded by the coding sequence ATGAAGAGGTTTTGCGGAAAGATTGGCTTGGCGCTGGCACTGGTGACGGCCATGGCGGTACCGGCTCTGGCGGAAAAAACCATGGACACCGATGTTGCCATCATCGGAGCAGGCACATCGGGCCTGGCCGCCGCCGTCCAGGCACTGCAGGGCGGGGCCAAGGTCATTGTCCTTGAGAAGCAGCCCAAGGTCGGCGGGACCGGCAGCTTCTGCGAAGGGGTCTTCGCAGCAGAGAGCAAGATTCAGAAACGTATCGGCATTGACGTGTCCAAATCCTTCGCCTTCAAACTCATCATGAATTACAGCCACTGGAAGGCGAACGGCGCGCTGGCCAAGGCCTTTGTGGACAAGTCGGCCGAAACCATCGACTGGCTCGATGACCTGGGTGTCAAGATCGAGTATGTGGGGGTTGGCGGTTTCGGCGGTCCTCTGACCTGGCATGTCATCGCCCCCGGCCCGGACCTGGTCAAAGATCCGCGCGATTTCCATTGCCAGAGGATGATCAACGTCTTCAACAAATACGTCCTCGACCATGGCGGCAAGATCCTCCTTGAGACCCCCGGCACGGAGCTTATCTCCGAGAATGGCAAGGTCGTCGGCGTCGTAGCCAAGGATAAATCCGGCGAAAAGATCAGAATCAACGCCAAAGCGGTTGTGGTCGCTACCGGCGGTTTCGCCAACAACAAGGAGATGATGAAGAAATATGTGAAAGATTATCCTGACGTCATCCCGGTTGGGCAAATAGGCAAAGACGGCGACGGCATCAGGATGGCCGAAGCGGTTGGCGCCTCCCTCGAAGGCATGTCCACCGTCCAGGCGTACCGCCCCGGACTGGCCGGCTTCCACCCGGCTGACCAGATGATCGCCCTGGCGGTTCAGCCCTATTTTTGGGTGACCCCACGCGGCGAACGCTACACCGACGAATCCAGCATCGAATACTGGCCCTATGCCGGGAATGCGCTGACCAGGGTCGGCGGCACGACATACGCCATCTACGACGATGCCACCCGGAAGTTTGCCGTTGAAAAGGGCATTGAAATGCCCCTGGGCGAATGGGTTCTCCAGGGGACCAAGCTTACCAAGTGGGAAGATGCCTTCAACAAGGAACTGGCCCGCAAGCGGGGCAATGTTTTCAAGGCCACTACCATCGAAGACCTTGCCAAGCAACTCGGCATGGACGCGGCCGTCCTGAAAGCCAGCGTCGAGAAGATGAACAAGGCCGCCGCAACCCGTGAGGATACCGAATTCAACAAGCAGGCCAAGTTCCTCCGCCCGGTCGCCACTCCGCCCTTCTATGCAACCAAACTCCTGCCCCGCCACCTTGGTACGCTGGGCGGCGTCAAGGTGACGGCCGAGGCTGAAGCCGTCAACACCAAGGGCGTCCCCATCCCCGGTCTGTACGCCGTCGGCACCGATTCCGGCGGTATGTACGGCGACAGCTATGACCTGCTGCTCGGCGGCGGCACCGCCGGCTATGCCATCAATTCCGGTCGGATCGCTGCTGAAAATGCCCTGAAATACGCAGGTATCACCAAATAA
- a CDS encoding PAS domain-containing hybrid sensor histidine kinase/response regulator has translation MPTTTTEIEPTIRRDRKMADYALEQFYLFFENSSDLLCIADISGYFKVLSPSWEKTLGYNNEELLRRPYVDFIHPEDKDKTLNVVQNNLKLGIPVSHFENRFCCKDGTYKCFSWAANSFPENNVVYAIARDITDRKQIEHEREQYYIFFKTSRDMMCFTDPNGAFINVNPVCTEILGFSEAELVSKPFIDFIHPDDKQKTLDEMARQQTIGSSLAFENRYICKDGSFRWLSWGAVYNRDEKRTYAIARDITEIKKLEEEKNLLEQQLQHVQKLESLGVLAGGIAHDFNNILTSIVGNADLALMKINPESPIIQNLHNIEQAASRAADLAKQMLAYSGKGKFIVKKLDLGLLLEEMLHMLEVSISKKVVLRLNTSPNLPSIEADPSQMNQVIMNLVINASEAIGDKSGVISITTGCMDCDENYLKGTWLAENITNGLYVYLEIADTGCGMDKETVAKIFDPFFTTKFTGRGLGMSAVMGIVRGHKGAIKVYSEPSKGTTFKILLPTSGKPAEIFNVESFEDDWKGKGKVLLVDDEETVRGIGNEMLKELGFVAITAIDGLEAIEVFKQNPDIALVILDLTMPHIDGEQCFRELKRLNPDVKVIMSSGYNEQDVTQKFVGKGLTGFIQKPYKLSALKEVIQKIM, from the coding sequence ATGCCAACTACCACAACCGAAATAGAGCCAACCATCCGACGCGATAGGAAAATGGCGGATTATGCATTGGAACAGTTTTATTTATTCTTTGAGAACTCGTCCGACCTGTTGTGCATAGCTGATATTTCCGGTTATTTCAAGGTGTTGAGCCCAAGCTGGGAAAAGACCCTTGGCTATAACAATGAAGAATTATTAAGAAGGCCATATGTTGATTTTATTCATCCGGAAGACAAGGATAAGACTCTTAACGTAGTGCAAAATAATTTGAAACTCGGAATCCCTGTGTCCCATTTTGAAAATAGATTTTGCTGTAAAGACGGTACTTATAAATGTTTTTCCTGGGCAGCCAATTCTTTTCCTGAAAATAATGTAGTCTATGCCATAGCCCGAGATATTACCGACCGTAAGCAGATTGAGCATGAACGAGAGCAGTATTATATCTTCTTTAAAACATCCCGCGACATGATGTGTTTTACCGACCCCAATGGTGCTTTTATAAATGTAAACCCTGTCTGTACTGAGATTCTCGGGTTTTCCGAAGCAGAGCTCGTATCAAAACCCTTTATCGATTTTATCCATCCTGACGACAAACAGAAAACGCTCGATGAAATGGCACGGCAGCAGACAATCGGTTCCTCGTTGGCATTTGAGAACCGCTATATTTGCAAGGATGGTTCTTTTCGCTGGCTATCTTGGGGAGCCGTATATAACCGAGACGAAAAACGCACCTATGCGATTGCCCGTGACATTACAGAGATAAAGAAGTTGGAGGAAGAGAAAAATTTGCTTGAACAGCAGTTACAGCACGTCCAAAAATTGGAAAGCTTGGGTGTCTTGGCTGGTGGGATAGCCCATGACTTCAACAATATCCTCACCTCCATTGTTGGAAACGCCGACCTGGCATTGATGAAGATAAATCCAGAATCACCAATAATACAAAACCTGCACAATATCGAGCAGGCAGCCTCTCGGGCCGCCGATCTTGCCAAGCAGATGCTGGCCTATTCAGGCAAAGGAAAGTTTATTGTCAAAAAACTTGATCTGGGCCTGTTGTTGGAGGAAATGCTCCACATGTTGGAGGTATCCATTTCCAAGAAAGTGGTACTGCGCCTCAACACCTCCCCGAATCTTCCCTCTATCGAGGCTGATCCCTCCCAGATGAACCAGGTGATTATGAACCTGGTTATCAACGCTTCAGAGGCTATCGGCGACAAGAGTGGTGTCATTAGCATCACCACCGGCTGCATGGATTGCGACGAAAACTATCTGAAGGGCACCTGGCTTGCCGAAAACATCACCAATGGACTTTATGTCTATCTGGAGATCGCCGACACCGGCTGCGGCATGGACAAGGAAACGGTGGCGAAGATCTTTGACCCCTTCTTCACGACCAAGTTTACCGGGAGAGGTTTGGGCATGTCAGCAGTGATGGGTATTGTCCGGGGGCACAAAGGGGCCATCAAGGTCTACAGCGAACCCTCAAAGGGCACCACGTTCAAGATACTTCTGCCGACATCCGGCAAACCTGCTGAGATCTTCAATGTTGAATCCTTCGAAGACGACTGGAAGGGGAAAGGTAAAGTCCTGCTGGTTGACGACGAGGAAACCGTACGTGGCATTGGCAATGAAATGCTGAAGGAGTTGGGGTTCGTTGCCATTACCGCAATTGATGGCTTAGAAGCCATTGAAGTTTTTAAACAGAACCCAGATATCGCCCTTGTCATTCTCGACCTGACCATGCCCCACATAGACGGTGAACAGTGTTTCCGGGAACTCAAACGTCTCAATCCCGATGTCAAGGTGATTATGTCCAGTGGCTACAACGAGCAAGATGTCACTCAGAAATTTGTTGGCAAGGGCTTAACCGGATTCATTCAAAAGCCTTACAAATTATCGGCACTGAAAGAGGTAATACAGAAAATTATGTGA
- a CDS encoding GTP-binding protein, translating into MSFINYASREINCKIVYYGPGLCGKTTNLQYIYQKTAPDAKGKMISLATETERTLFFDFLPLALGEIRGFKTRFHLYTVPGQVFYDASRKLILKGVDGVVFVADSQEERMDANVESLDNLRFNLKEQGYDLDKLPYVVQYNKRDLDNIVSIEELRREINPTNVPEFTGCATTGEGVFETLKAVAKLILIDLKKGK; encoded by the coding sequence ATGTCCTTTATCAACTACGCCTCCCGCGAGATTAATTGCAAGATCGTCTACTACGGTCCGGGGTTGTGCGGCAAGACCACGAATCTTCAGTATATTTATCAAAAAACCGCCCCGGACGCCAAGGGCAAGATGATCAGCCTCGCAACCGAGACGGAGCGGACGCTTTTCTTTGATTTTCTGCCGTTGGCACTGGGTGAGATCCGGGGCTTTAAAACCCGTTTTCATCTCTACACCGTTCCGGGGCAGGTCTTCTATGATGCATCGCGCAAGTTGATCCTGAAGGGGGTCGACGGCGTTGTCTTTGTGGCCGACTCACAGGAAGAGCGCATGGACGCCAATGTGGAATCCCTGGATAACCTGCGTTTCAACCTCAAGGAACAGGGGTACGACCTTGACAAGCTCCCCTATGTTGTCCAGTACAATAAGCGCGATCTGGACAATATCGTGAGTATTGAAGAGTTGCGCCGCGAAATCAATCCAACGAATGTCCCTGAATTCACGGGGTGCGCTACGACCGGCGAGGGGGTGTTCGAGACCCTCAAGGCGGTGGCGAAGTTGATCCTGATTGACCTGAAAAAAGGTAAGTAA